Proteins from a genomic interval of Pantoea deleyi:
- a CDS encoding IpaD/SipD/SspD family type III secretion system needle tip protein produces MLNVNHVAANPVSYYPVDSNAAQAAPMAETHAGSTSELNTKLIKELIARLNAPDKANKLDEIRALLGQYGLDTSGEDFNNSKLLASLDRLKTASDGAQPSDDVTEMIAAQEQRVKSSAQALSDIQREIVTNRTKASYSLSQFSAGKQRAALESASEGDEAEISTHTSYADLWAGMALAIKEIKDDYVDFYADLMQKYTEMYEAYNTHVQGAASKAVSTGDDGNNVKFDASLMSSGYTNFRKEIKSIDLGSVKNWSKMTSDERKSMETTLAPAFKVDDSGKIEFNLDQYSAAPDHPSGISNGKVSTASYQAWLASFNAGGSALQSNMQAFAQRYSQANSTFDNLNKVLSGAITSLAECAKDVLKALG; encoded by the coding sequence ATGCTTAACGTAAATCATGTTGCAGCCAACCCCGTTAGTTATTATCCCGTTGATAGCAACGCTGCTCAGGCTGCGCCGATGGCGGAAACCCACGCAGGTTCAACGTCGGAACTCAATACGAAACTCATCAAAGAACTTATTGCCAGATTGAATGCCCCTGATAAGGCGAATAAGTTAGATGAGATCAGGGCACTGCTGGGTCAGTATGGTCTGGATACCAGCGGCGAAGATTTTAATAACAGCAAACTGCTTGCCTCACTGGACCGTCTCAAAACGGCCAGTGACGGCGCGCAACCGTCGGATGACGTTACTGAGATGATCGCTGCTCAGGAACAGCGCGTGAAGAGCAGCGCTCAGGCCTTATCGGACATCCAGCGCGAGATCGTCACAAACCGGACTAAGGCAAGTTATTCCCTGAGCCAGTTCTCGGCCGGGAAACAGCGAGCGGCGCTGGAATCGGCATCGGAGGGCGATGAGGCCGAAATTTCCACCCACACCAGCTACGCCGATCTGTGGGCGGGCATGGCCCTCGCTATTAAAGAAATCAAAGACGATTACGTAGATTTCTATGCCGATTTAATGCAGAAATATACGGAAATGTACGAAGCCTATAATACGCACGTACAGGGGGCCGCCTCCAAAGCCGTTTCTACCGGTGATGACGGTAATAATGTTAAATTCGATGCGTCCCTCATGAGTAGCGGGTATACAAACTTCAGGAAGGAAATTAAAAGTATCGATCTGGGCAGCGTAAAGAACTGGAGTAAAATGACGTCAGATGAGCGTAAAAGTATGGAGACCACGCTTGCACCCGCATTTAAAGTAGATGACAGCGGTAAAATCGAATTCAACCTGGATCAGTACAGCGCCGCGCCTGATCATCCATCAGGTATCAGCAATGGTAAAGTTTCTACTGCCAGCTATCAGGCCTGGCTTGCCTCCTTTAATGCAGGCGGCAGCGCCCTGCAAAGTAATATGCAGGCTTTTGCCCAACGTTATAGCCAGGCAAACAGCACATTCGATAATTTAAATAAAGTATTGAGTGGTGCAATTACTTCCCTGGCGGAATGTGCAAAAGACGTTCTTAAAGCCTTAGGTTAA